In Scytonema millei VB511283, the genomic stretch TCCGCAACGGTCCTAGCATTAAACTATCGGTACGCAATCCTTCAATCCAAAAGCGCCCTAAGCTATAAGCCACCATGTAGATTAAAAATAGCGTGCCAGTTTTCAACCGCAATCCCCGTAAGCTGCGGAAAAATAAATACATTAAGATCCCAAAGACCATCAAATTCCATAGCGATTCGTAGAGAAATGTGGGATGAAAGTATTCAAAATTTCCGTATCCCGGCGGACGGTTGCTAGGAGGAATATAGAGTTTCCAAGGTAAATTTGTAGGGCTGCCAAAGGCTTCAGAATTGAAAAAATTTCCCCACCGTCCGATCGCCTGCCCTAAAATCAGCGAAGGAGCAATCAGATCGGCTACTTGCCAAAAAGAAATCTTGCGTAACCGACAAAAGATTAAAGCTGCGATAACTCCACCTAAGATTGCACCATGAATGGCAATTCCCCCCTCC encodes the following:
- the lgt gene encoding prolipoprotein diacylglyceryl transferase, with the translated sequence MLPAIPDLPLAWQFASPGPILVQIGPFTLRWYGLLIASAVLIGVTLSQYLAKRRHVNPDIIGDVAIWLVVGAIPAARLYYVLFEWSNYANNPGKIFAIWEGGIAIHGAILGGVIAALIFCRLRKISFWQVADLIAPSLILGQAIGRWGNFFNSEAFGSPTNLPWKLYIPPSNRPPGYGNFEYFHPTFLYESLWNLMVFGILMYLFFRSLRGLRLKTGTLFLIYMVAYSLGRFWIEGLRTDSLMLGPLRMAQMVSLVGVALGLLGLAWLYLYRRSLPDVAPPVTAPEPRMEVSKR